From one Lycorma delicatula isolate Av1 chromosome 2, ASM4794821v1, whole genome shotgun sequence genomic stretch:
- the LOC142319976 gene encoding uncharacterized protein LOC142319976 translates to MVNAKTELELETSGNRALETVCDWLTEHGLALSLVKCEYIMIAGRRNIRDLDLWIGEHRLRRVAHTKYLGLIIDKSLNFGLHVAERCKSVVKTLKAILILMTGREAPRSSKRRILVSACTSALLFAAPVWYRAIFTQRNAKLC, encoded by the coding sequence ATGGTCAACGCCAAGACTGAGCTAGAACTTGAgacctctggtaatagagcactcGAAACTGTATGCGATTGGCTCACTGAACATGGACTGGCATTATCTCTGGTCAAATGCGAGTACATAATGATTGCGGGCAGAAGAAATATTCGAGACCTCGACTTGTGGATTGGAGAACATAGATTAAGAAGGGTGGCACATACTAAATATCTTGGCCTAATAATAGATAAGTCcttaaattttggtttacatGTCGCTGAGAGATGTAAATCTGTTGTAAAAACTCTCAAAGCCATATTGATATTAATGACTGGACGTGAAGCACCACGATCATCTAAACGTAGGATTTTAGTCTCCGCATGCACCTCGGCTTTATTGTTTGCTGCACCTGTTTGGTATAGAGCCATATTCACGCAAAGGAATGCTAAACTATGCTAA